DNA sequence from the Synergistales bacterium genome:
GGGGGATTTCCCAACATTCTTCGATGCATGGTATGATAAAGGGGTTGTGTATGCGGAATATCCTTTCGGCTACGGGGAAAATGTCCACAACAGCCGTCTCTCGTCGCCCTGTTTCGGAAGCCGGCAGGATAGCAACCTATAAATATGTATTTTACCATAGATACTGGTGAAAGAAGGTGGGATCCGTGCAGTTCGCCGCAACCATAGAGAGCGCACGCGGCATCCGGGCGGCGCAGCAGGAGAGGAGCGTGGGCCTGGTACCGACCATGGGCTACCTCCACGAAGGGCATGTATCGCTGGTGCGCCGGTGCCGGGAGGAAAACGAGATCACCCTGGTCAGCATCTACGTCAACCCCACCCAGTTCGGCCCAGGCGAGGATCTGGAGCGCTATCCCCGGGATCTGGGGCGGGATCTGGCCATCCTGGAAGACGAAGGGGCCGACCTGGTCTTCGCCCCCGGGGATGCCGAGCTCTACCCCTCCGGCTTTTCCACCTACGTGGAGGAAGAGCGGCTCAGCCGGGTCATGTGCGGCGCCTCACGGCCGGGCCACTTCCGGGGGGTCTGCACCATCGTGGCCAAGCTCTTCAACATCCTCACCCCCCACCGTGCCTACTTCGGAAGGAAGGACTACCAGCAGCTCCAGATCATCCGGCGGATGACCAGGGACCTCCACATCCCCGTAGAGGTCATCGGCTGCCCCATCGTGCGGGAATCCGACGGCCTGGCCAGGAGCAGCCGCAACGGATACCTCACGCCGGAGGAACGACAGCGGGCGGCCTCCATCAACCGGGCGCTGAAACTCATCCAGAGG
Encoded proteins:
- the panC gene encoding pantoate--beta-alanine ligase; amino-acid sequence: MQFAATIESARGIRAAQQERSVGLVPTMGYLHEGHVSLVRRCREENEITLVSIYVNPTQFGPGEDLERYPRDLGRDLAILEDEGADLVFAPGDAELYPSGFSTYVEEERLSRVMCGASRPGHFRGVCTIVAKLFNILTPHRAYFGRKDYQQLQIIRRMTRDLHIPVEVIGCPIVRESDGLARSSRNGYLTPEERQRAASINRALKLIQRRSAEGQDDTASLRETALASLREEASIEPEYLDIRDAETLETLETVDRPAVAAIAAPVGAARLIDNVQLEPPAERGGNRP